In Candidatus Saccharibacteria bacterium oral taxon 488, a single window of DNA contains:
- the pheS gene encoding phenylalanine--tRNA ligase subunit alpha — translation MERLDEVRSILLSRVAEAAEPRSVLRSAELRELYGIIATLPAEERGAFGKKVNELKQELERAITAREDELSKVDLPPIDVTAPMDINAPRPELLPSERGTIHPLMREIDRISDIFNRMGFVTEESREIDDQFHMFESLNFPKGHPARDDYDTFMTEETDANGDRLIAPAHTSTMQNRVLKKYHGNLANGEAIAAIVPDRVFRNEDLDARHEHTFYQVEGVYVAKGVNVGNLIATLQEFLQEYYGKKLDVRVNPFYFPFTEPSFEFALSCPFCEGKKPDCKVCSGEGWIELLGCGMIHPNVLKAANIDPNEYTGFAFGCGIDRLVMMKYGIEDVRHFESGKLDFLEQF, via the coding sequence ATGGAAAGGTTGGATGAAGTTCGATCAATATTATTATCACGCGTAGCCGAGGCGGCTGAACCGCGCAGTGTGTTGCGGAGCGCAGAGCTGCGGGAACTATATGGCATTATTGCGACGTTACCAGCCGAGGAGCGCGGGGCGTTTGGTAAGAAAGTTAATGAACTGAAGCAGGAGTTGGAGCGGGCGATTACGGCTCGTGAAGATGAACTATCAAAAGTTGATTTGCCGCCAATTGACGTCACGGCGCCGATGGACATCAATGCTCCCCGGCCTGAATTACTGCCGAGTGAGCGTGGCACGATTCATCCATTGATGCGCGAGATCGATCGCATTTCTGACATTTTCAATCGCATGGGCTTTGTGACGGAAGAGTCGCGTGAAATTGATGATCAATTTCATATGTTTGAGAGCCTGAACTTCCCGAAGGGTCACCCAGCGCGTGATGATTATGACACGTTCATGACCGAAGAGACTGACGCCAATGGCGACCGCTTGATTGCCCCAGCGCACACCTCGACCATGCAAAACCGTGTGTTGAAAAAATATCATGGCAATTTGGCAAACGGCGAGGCGATCGCCGCCATCGTGCCCGACCGGGTGTTTCGCAACGAAGATTTGGACGCGCGGCACGAGCACACGTTCTACCAAGTCGAAGGCGTGTATGTCGCCAAGGGAGTCAATGTCGGCAACCTCATCGCCACCTTGCAGGAGTTTTTGCAGGAATATTATGGCAAGAAGTTGGATGTGCGCGTCAACCCGTTTTATTTCCCATTCACCGAACCGAGCTTTGAATTTGCGCTAAGCTGTCCGTTCTGTGAAGGCAAAAAGCCGGATTGCAAAGTTTGCTCGGGCGAAGGCTGGATCGAACTCTTGGGCTGCGGCATGATTCACCCGAATGTGCTGAAAGCTGCTAACATCGATCCGAATGAATACACCGGCTTTGCCTTTGGCTGCGGCATCGACCGCTTGGTGATGATGAAATACGGCATCGAGGACGTGCGGCATTTTGAGAGCGGTAAGTTGGACTTTTTGGAGCAGTTTTAA
- a CDS encoding CYTH domain-containing protein encodes MTKKLLEIERKRQLTGDANELLKRLQDLGFELQSNLHEIDTYYSRPDVDFMQTVECLRIRQRDGFAEVTYKLATTAATHTANDVIIKPEINLPIQPESATAAKQLFANLGMVKLVEVNKYRRSFQSPNLPKVTIAIDEIKKRRNVCGS; translated from the coding sequence ATGACTAAAAAACTATTAGAAATCGAACGCAAACGTCAATTAACTGGTGACGCAAACGAATTACTCAAGCGATTGCAAGACCTTGGTTTTGAACTACAGAGCAATCTCCACGAAATTGATACGTATTATTCTCGTCCTGATGTCGACTTTATGCAGACGGTTGAATGTCTGCGAATTCGCCAGCGCGATGGTTTTGCTGAGGTGACATACAAGCTGGCGACGACCGCTGCCACACATACAGCAAATGACGTGATTATTAAACCCGAAATAAATCTACCAATTCAGCCCGAGAGCGCAACGGCTGCCAAACAACTGTTTGCCAACCTTGGCATGGTAAAACTGGTCGAGGTCAACAAATACCGGCGATCGTTCCAATCACCAAACCTTCCAAAAGTAACGATTGCTATTGATGAAATTAAAAAACGCCGGAACGTTTGTGGAAGTTGA
- the pheT gene encoding phenylalanine--tRNA ligase subunit beta, whose amino-acid sequence MKVSLNLIKQLINFELPPVDELVARVNQQLGGVEEVIDLNAKYGGARIVRVVECVKHPDADRLSVTKIDDGGAVADVPRDEGGLVQVVCGAPNVHADTWAIWLPPKSTVPASFDDDEPFVLDARPLRGVLSQGMLAAADELAIGTDHEGIIEITERDVPAGVELTVGAGFAETFGLDDYVLDIENKMFTHRPDCFGQLGVAREIAGIFHQQFTSPEWYNVIQEFAGGDGLEFEIFNEVTEVVPVFSAVAIKNIEVRPSPLWLQCQLVAMGGKPINNIVDATNYMMFMTAQPTHAYDYDKLRGSTIGARLARDGEKVSLLNGKEYELTADDIVIADGEGVIGLAGIMGGAETEVSSDTKNIVLECANFDMYALRRTAMRHGIFTDALTRFNKGQSPAQTDPVLKQLMSMVGGVQASKVFDTSSYDKCIMPDGVHCVDSQGVSNEFINERLGTNFSNDEIADILRCTEFMVEVDESGCEIYSPFWRTDIELPEDIVEEVGRLYGFDKLPRQLPRRSIKPAPKNVRRELKNAVRRSLSRAGANEVLTYSFVHERILKNAEQDVTQAYKLSNALSPDLQYYRLTVLPSLLDKVHANIKAGHDEFALFEMGKGHGKMHGLGEDGLPEASQFTDIVYAAKKPAAGAPFYKIRRLVEQLVHDLGTKLVFKPIEEELTFPVAAPFDQSRSALVETTDGMFIGIVGELKQSVIKSFKLPTYVAAASLDMAGLETVYAKRDSHYQPLSRYPSTSRDISLKLPTTIRYQQLLQTLDEAVRDVGMEVRIEPLTIYQSEHEAAQKTMTWRLTFTSLARTLVDNDITPVMQRIEQTTKDRWGAETV is encoded by the coding sequence ATGAAAGTCAGCCTAAATCTTATCAAACAATTGATTAATTTTGAATTGCCTCCCGTAGATGAATTAGTGGCGCGGGTCAATCAGCAGCTTGGTGGCGTTGAGGAAGTGATTGACCTTAACGCTAAATATGGTGGCGCGCGAATTGTCCGGGTGGTTGAATGTGTTAAACACCCGGATGCTGATCGGCTGAGCGTGACCAAGATTGATGATGGTGGTGCGGTGGCGGATGTGCCGCGCGATGAGGGCGGTCTGGTACAAGTGGTCTGCGGTGCACCGAATGTGCATGCGGACACGTGGGCGATTTGGCTGCCGCCGAAAAGCACGGTGCCAGCGAGTTTTGATGACGACGAGCCGTTTGTGCTGGACGCGCGGCCGCTGCGTGGCGTGCTCAGTCAGGGCATGTTGGCGGCGGCTGACGAGCTGGCAATTGGTACGGATCACGAGGGAATAATCGAAATCACTGAGCGCGACGTACCGGCAGGGGTTGAGCTAACGGTGGGCGCTGGTTTCGCGGAAACGTTTGGTTTGGACGACTACGTGCTGGACATTGAAAATAAGATGTTTACGCACCGGCCAGATTGTTTCGGACAACTCGGCGTGGCGCGTGAGATTGCCGGGATTTTTCATCAGCAATTTACCAGTCCCGAGTGGTACAATGTGATTCAAGAATTTGCTGGTGGCGACGGTCTCGAGTTCGAGATATTCAATGAGGTGACTGAAGTAGTGCCGGTGTTTTCAGCGGTAGCTATCAAAAATATCGAGGTGCGTCCGAGTCCGCTATGGCTGCAGTGTCAACTGGTGGCGATGGGCGGTAAGCCGATTAATAACATTGTTGACGCAACAAATTACATGATGTTCATGACAGCGCAGCCGACGCATGCGTATGATTATGACAAATTGCGCGGGTCTACAATCGGGGCGCGGCTGGCTCGTGATGGTGAGAAAGTTAGCTTGCTGAATGGCAAGGAGTATGAGCTGACAGCGGATGACATTGTCATCGCTGATGGCGAGGGCGTGATTGGCCTGGCGGGAATTATGGGTGGTGCTGAGACTGAGGTTTCAAGTGACACTAAAAATATCGTCCTCGAATGTGCTAATTTTGACATGTATGCGCTGCGCCGCACGGCCATGCGCCACGGTATTTTTACCGATGCGTTGACACGGTTTAATAAGGGTCAGTCACCGGCACAAACCGACCCCGTCCTCAAACAATTGATGAGTATGGTGGGCGGTGTGCAAGCAAGCAAAGTGTTTGATACCAGCTCATACGATAAATGTATTATGCCAGATGGTGTACACTGCGTTGATTCGCAAGGTGTTTCGAATGAGTTTATTAACGAACGACTGGGCACTAACTTTTCTAACGATGAAATTGCTGATATCTTGCGCTGTACTGAGTTTATGGTTGAAGTTGATGAGAGTGGCTGCGAGATTTACAGCCCGTTTTGGCGCACCGATATTGAGCTGCCTGAGGACATCGTCGAGGAGGTTGGGCGGCTGTATGGTTTCGATAAACTGCCGCGTCAATTGCCGCGTCGTAGTATTAAACCCGCGCCAAAAAATGTGCGCCGCGAATTGAAAAACGCCGTTCGCCGTAGTCTATCGCGTGCTGGTGCCAATGAAGTCTTGACCTACAGCTTCGTTCATGAACGCATCCTGAAAAACGCCGAGCAGGACGTCACTCAGGCATATAAATTATCAAACGCCCTCAGTCCTGATTTGCAGTACTACCGCTTGACGGTGCTGCCGAGTTTGCTCGACAAGGTTCACGCCAACATCAAGGCCGGGCATGATGAGTTCGCTCTGTTTGAAATGGGTAAGGGTCACGGCAAAATGCATGGCCTAGGCGAAGATGGTTTGCCAGAAGCCAGTCAGTTCACCGACATCGTCTACGCCGCCAAAAAGCCGGCAGCAGGCGCGCCATTTTACAAAATTCGTCGCTTGGTTGAACAGCTAGTGCATGATCTTGGCACCAAGTTGGTATTCAAGCCAATTGAAGAGGAGCTCACTTTCCCAGTCGCGGCACCGTTTGACCAATCACGCAGTGCACTGGTCGAGACAACCGATGGAATGTTCATTGGCATAGTCGGCGAATTGAAGCAGTCAGTCATCAAGAGCTTCAAATTACCAACGTACGTGGCGGCAGCGAGCTTGGACATGGCCGGCCTGGAGACCGTTTACGCCAAGCGTGACAGTCATTATCAGCCGCTCAGCCGCTATCCATCAACCAGCCGCGACATTTCGCTCAAACTACCGACCACCATCAGATATCAGCAACTGTTGCAGACACTGGATGAGGCCGTGCGGGACGTTGGTATGGAGGTGCGAATTGAGCCACTCACCATTTATCAATCTGAGCATGAAGCGGCGCAGAAAACGATGACGTGGCGGCTGACGTTTACTTCACTTGCACGGACATTGGTGGATAATGATATCACGCCGGTGATGCAGCGGATTGAACAGACAACTAAAGACAGATGGGGCGCTGAAACAGTCTGA
- a CDS encoding HIT family protein has protein sequence MNHTIFDDIVSGTVKSWKVWEDEQFLAFLTPFPNTPGVTVVIPKHNPGDYIFAIDETLYLEFMRAVRQVARLLERAFNTPRVALVFEGTGVAHVHAKLYPLHGDLAGRTDVWAENAEFHESYRGWLTTTEGPKMDEAELDRIQAQIIAAQG, from the coding sequence ATGAACCATACAATTTTCGACGACATTGTATCAGGCACCGTAAAATCATGGAAGGTTTGGGAGGACGAGCAGTTCCTGGCGTTTCTCACGCCGTTTCCAAATACCCCGGGGGTGACAGTGGTCATTCCAAAGCATAATCCGGGTGATTATATTTTTGCGATTGACGAGACGCTATATCTCGAGTTTATGCGAGCAGTGCGTCAAGTGGCGCGGCTACTAGAACGAGCGTTTAATACGCCGCGGGTAGCGCTGGTGTTCGAGGGAACGGGCGTAGCGCATGTGCACGCCAAACTGTATCCGCTACATGGTGATTTGGCGGGGCGGACTGACGTCTGGGCGGAGAATGCAGAGTTCCATGAGAGCTATCGCGGCTGGCTGACGACGACCGAGGGGCCAAAGATGGATGAGGCGGAGCTTGACCGGATTCAGGCGCAGATCATTGCCGCTCAAGGGTGA
- a CDS encoding DUF2493 domain-containing protein codes for MKWLGVVGTREVNDTIRRDIEQCVGQKITEGGGIVTGGATGVDHEAARLAYEHGLEVARFRIFLPVELELYCQALYDRAAVGKCRQDDAIATVALLRNIAKHRPGVLSDTTEFTEVNAESFHARNCQIVALADELVAFRVNDSPGTTFTIDQAREKGIPIKVFDYTVD; via the coding sequence ATGAAGTGGCTCGGAGTTGTCGGTACGCGCGAAGTAAATGACACGATTCGCCGTGACATTGAGCAGTGTGTTGGACAAAAGATTACTGAAGGCGGCGGGATTGTGACGGGCGGCGCTACTGGTGTTGATCACGAAGCGGCTCGGCTGGCGTATGAGCATGGTTTGGAGGTGGCACGGTTTCGGATATTTTTGCCAGTGGAGCTGGAACTATATTGCCAAGCGTTATATGACCGAGCAGCTGTCGGTAAATGTCGCCAGGATGATGCGATTGCGACGGTCGCTCTTTTGCGAAACATCGCCAAACATCGACCTGGAGTGCTGAGCGATACCACCGAATTTACCGAAGTCAACGCCGAGTCGTTTCATGCGCGTAATTGCCAGATTGTTGCTCTGGCAGATGAATTAGTGGCATTTCGGGTCAACGATAGCCCTGGCACGACGTTTACAATTGATCAAGCCAGGGAAAAAGGTATTCCCATCAAGGTGTTTGACTACACTGTTGATTAG
- a CDS encoding DNA recombination protein RmuC, giving the protein MEIIIIILLVIIVMGLGLTLFMLQSKLSELKQQPSVELIKTDVVELGRTIAKLNESVSDKLERSNTQVQTSVQKQLSESAKLVADVTQRLAKLDETNKRVVDVATDLKTLQNVLQNPKQRGVFGEFYLESVLDNVLPAKQFQMQYRFKDGEIVDAVIFLDKGQILPVDSKFSLENYNRMINAETKAERELWLNKVKADLKGRIDETSKYIRPRENTMDFAFMFIPSESLYYDLLINNVGAGGSSRDLIEYAFRDKRVIIVSPTSFLAYLQTVLQGLRSLQIEEQAKDIQVRVGQLGVHIKKFDELMTKMGKSLSTTVGHYNNSYKELGKIDKDVVRIAGGDHQTQPELIDRPTQED; this is encoded by the coding sequence ATGGAAATTATTATCATTATTCTCTTGGTTATTATTGTTATGGGCTTGGGTCTGACGTTATTTATGCTGCAGTCGAAACTAAGCGAGCTAAAACAGCAGCCATCGGTCGAGCTCATCAAAACTGACGTGGTGGAGCTGGGGCGAACTATCGCCAAGCTCAATGAATCAGTCAGCGATAAATTAGAGCGCAGCAACACTCAGGTACAAACCTCGGTCCAGAAGCAGCTGTCGGAAAGTGCCAAATTGGTGGCCGACGTGACGCAGCGGCTGGCCAAGCTAGACGAAACGAACAAACGGGTGGTCGACGTGGCGACTGACCTAAAAACTCTGCAGAACGTCTTGCAAAACCCGAAGCAGCGCGGCGTATTCGGCGAGTTTTACCTGGAAAGCGTACTAGATAACGTGCTGCCAGCCAAGCAGTTCCAGATGCAATACCGTTTCAAGGATGGCGAGATTGTTGATGCGGTGATTTTTCTGGACAAGGGGCAGATTTTGCCGGTGGACAGTAAATTTAGCCTGGAAAATTATAACCGGATGATCAACGCCGAGACTAAAGCTGAGCGCGAGCTGTGGCTGAATAAGGTGAAGGCTGACCTGAAGGGGCGCATTGATGAAACCAGCAAGTACATTCGGCCGCGTGAGAACACCATGGACTTTGCCTTTATGTTTATCCCCAGTGAGTCGCTGTATTATGACCTGCTCATCAATAATGTTGGTGCGGGCGGTTCGAGCCGCGATTTGATCGAATATGCCTTTCGTGACAAGCGGGTGATCATCGTCAGTCCGACTAGCTTTTTGGCGTATTTACAGACGGTGCTGCAGGGGCTGCGGAGCCTACAGATTGAAGAGCAGGCCAAGGATATTCAGGTGCGTGTCGGTCAGCTGGGCGTGCATATCAAAAAGTTTGATGAGCTGATGACCAAGATGGGCAAGAGTCTCAGTACTACAGTTGGGCACTATAATAATTCGTACAAAGAGCTGGGTAAGATTGATAAAGACGTGGTGCGAATCGCTGGTGGTGATCATCAAACGCAGCCAGAATTAATTGATCGGCCAACGCAGGAAGACTAA